The stretch of DNA CAATGTTTTTGGCGTCCCCACGGGGAATCGAACCCCGGCCGCCGCCGTGAAAGGGCAGTGTTCTAACCGCTAAACTATAGGGACATCTCAAACATTGTTACTACATTGTGGTGTTGGTGCGCCCGGAGCGATTCGAACGCCCGACCCTTTGGTTCGTAGCCAAATACTCTATCCAACTGAGCTACGGGCGCACTATACACAACAATTTACAGCCTCTGGCGGAGACGGAGGGATTCGAACCCTCGATACAGGTTTAAGCCCGTATGTCTCCTTAGCAGGGAGGTGATTTCAGCCACTCATCCACGTCTCCGTTCAGAGAAGCGAGATAATACCTACACCCCTGAACCTCGTCAACACTTATCGACTAATTTTTCTGACTGGTTGCATAAGTGCCTCACAGATAAGACAAAAAACCACCCCTATTTTTCAAACCGTAACATCAGCACAGCGGCTGCTTGAACACGCTAGCCAACAAAAAAGCCGCCGACTGCAAAGCAATGCAGTAGCGGCGGCCGTAATTCTGGCAATGAAAGCAGCGATTAGCCTTGCTGATCCAAACCAAAAGCCTTGTGCAATACGCGCACAGCCAATTCCAAGTACTTTTCGTCCACTACAACTGAAATCTTAATTTCAGACGTAGAGATCATTTGGATATTGATCCCTTCTTCTGCCAGCGTACGGAACATCGTTGAGGCCACACCTACGTGCGAGCGCATTCCCACGCCAACGATCGATACTTTACAAATCTTGTCGTCGCCCGACACTGATTTGCCGCCGATCTGGCTTTGCACGCCTTCAAGTACTTTCACCGCACGCGCCATTTCACCTTTTGGCACCGTGAATGAGAAGTCTGTTGTACCGTCTTGACCAACGTTTTGGATAATCATATCCACGTCGATGTTGGCATCGGCTACTGGGCCCAAGATTTGATAAGCAATGCCTGGTTTATCAGGAACACCGATCACATTGATGCGGGCTTCGTCGCGATTAAAGGCGATGCCAGAGATGACTGGTTTTTCCACGGTAGAGTCTTCCTCAAAAGTAATCAACGTACCCTCGCCTTCTTCTTGGAACGAGGACAGTACGCGCAATTTCACATTGTATTTACCAGCAAACTCAACCGAGCGAATTTGCAAAATTTTCGAGCCCAAGCTGGCCATTTCCAGCATTTCTTCAAACGTAATCGTTTTGAGCTTTTTCGCTTCAGGCACTACACGCGGATCGGTGGTGTACACGCCATCAACGTCGGTATAAATCTGGCACTCATCCGCCTTCAAAGCTGCAGCCAAAGCCACGCCAGAAGTATCAGAGCCACCACGACCCAGTGTTGTAATATTGCCGTTCGGATCTACACCCTGGAAGCCAGCCACGACCACAATGCGTCCCGCGCTCAGATCGGCGCGCATATTCGCGTCATCGATGTGCTGAATGCGTGCTTTGGTGTGTGAACTATCGGTCAGAATTTTAACTTGGCCACCGGTATATGACACCGCGTCCAAGCCCATTTCTTTAAGCGCCATTACCAGCAGGCCAATTGTTACCTGCTCACCAGTAGAAACAATTACATCAAGCTCACGTGGATCTGGATTGGCTTGCATTTCTTTAGCCAGAGCGATCAGGCGATTGGTTTCGCCAGACATCGCAGACAGAACCACCACCAAGTCATGCCCTTGGGCTTTAAACTTGGCGACGCGGCGCGCTACATTTTTGATTCGATCAGGTGACCCAACCGATGTGCCGCCATATTTTTGGACGATCAATGCCATGATTAACCTGCAGGCTGGAAAAATTAATAAAAACCGGATTATTGTAATTGAATCTGCGCTTCATGGGGGATTAAGACAAGAAAAGACCCCACCTGCGGTACAGAATTAATCCAGCTGAACACTCACTCGATTCGCAATCGCACACATCAACTCATAAGCAATGGTGCCGGCCTTTTGCGCAACCGCATCAATAGACAAACTTTGCCCCCAAAGTTCCACCACGCTATCAATTTGCGCATTGGGTAATTCGGTCAAATCTACACACAGCATATCCATCGATACACGCCCCAGGAGACGGGTTACTTGCCCATCGACCACAATCGGCGTCCCCGTCGGAGCATGACGAGGATAACCATCCGCATACCCACATGCCACTACACCAATCCGCATTGGTCGATCAGCAATAAACGTGGCCCCGTACCCCACCGTGTCGCCAGCTTCTAAGTTTTGCACAGCAATAATGCGTGAGCGTAAGCTCATTGCGGGGAGCAACCCTAATTGCTCAGCAGATTGATGCGCAAACGGTGATGAACCATATAGCGCAATTCCTGGCCGAACCCAATCGCCATGTACTTCTGGATAGGCAAAAATAGCGGCCGAATTGGCCAAGGAGCACGGGCAATCAAGCAGCTCGCTCTGCGCGCGAAAGCGCGCCCATTGCTGAGTAATTCCTTTCGCAGGCTCATCTGCAGTGGCAAAATGGGTCATCAGTGTCACACTGGCAACATTCGGCATAGCGCGCAATTGCGCCACTAATTCAGGCGCATTTTCTGCCACAAAACCGAGGCGATTCATACCGGTATTGAGTTTAAGGAAAATCTGCACAGGTGCCTGCAGCACAGTCGTGCGCAGCCAATCTAGATGACGGGGCTCATGAATCGCCAGCATGATGTTGTGCTGCGCACATTGCTGCAACTCATCCACACTGAATACGCCCTCAAGTAACAGAATCGGCTGCGTCACCCCAGCCTGTCGCATGGCAATGGCAGTGGCAAATTCCAAAATTGCAAAACCATCAGCGTCGTTGAGTGTATTCACCACTCGCTCTACACCGTGCCCATAGGCATTGGCCTTGATCACCGCAAAAGCGCGTGCCTGCGGCGCACGCTGTTTAATTAATTGATAATTATGTTTCAGCGCTGCGCTGTGGATCACAGCCTCAATAGGACGAGACATCGGTTTATCTCAAAGATGAAATTGAATCTACTTTCGCGAGCAAGTTAACTTCGTTCGCGTTTATTACGAATATACCAAATCGCGACAATCGCAAGCACCACCACCAGCAGCACTAATATTGCCGTTTGACCACGACCCAGCCAAGTCATCAGCCACTGGTGATTTGAAGCGCCGTAATAACCCAGATATACCCAGATCGGCACGCTAATAAGTGCCGCTAAGCCGTCGAGTAATAAAAATCGTAAGTAGGAGATTCGGCAGGACATACCAGCCGTCAGATAGATGGGGGCACGCAAGCCGGGCAGAAAACGAGCCACAAAGAGGACTCGATTACCATAGCGCTCAAATTTATCCTGCACGGCCTCATAGCGCTCGGGGGTCATCATCCGTTTGAAATAGCGATGTTCAAGTAGCGTGGTGCCAAAATAACGCCCCAGCAGGAACATACAACTATCCCCTAGTAATACGCCAGCCATTCCAACGGCAAACATTGTGTGAACATGCGCATAGCCTAGGCCAGAAATCACGCCACCCGCCACCAGTGAAACATCCTCTGGAATCGGCACGCCGAAACCACAAACGAGTAACACCGTGAACACAGCCAGGTAGCCATAATCGGTAAAAATCCCGATCAGCGACTGGAGAATATCCATACACAACCGTCAATTGAAAGGCCAATGGCGAGGATAATAGCACGAGCGCGGCAGTTTTCATTTGCTGCAACAGCATGACAACGCGCAGTTTGATTGTCATCAATCCGTGATATAAGACATCCGTGGGTCAAAACAACTGATCGCACAATGACACAATACGCCGAAGGCGATCGCTATGAATCGTGGTTTCTTTACCATTTTGGGGGCGCAATTTTTCTCTGCCCTCGCTGATAATGCACTGTTTTTTGCGGCGCTAGCACTACTCAAGGAGCAGCAAGCGCCAGAATGGCATTTATCGATGCTACTCTGGGCATTTACCGTGTCCTATGTGCTCATCGCCCCTTACGCCGGCGCATTTGCTGACTCCATGCACAAAGGGCGCGCCATGCTTATTTGCAATGGCATTAAGTTATTAGGCTGCGCCAGCATGATCGCGGGCATGCCGCCGATTTTTGCCTATGCAATAGTTGGCTTCGGTGCGGCAGCCTATTCACCCGCCAAATACGGCATCATCACCGAATATTTACCCCATGAACAATTAGTCGCCGCCAATGGTTGGCTAGAAGGCGCTACGGTAGGCGCAATTATTTTAGGCACAGTCATTGGTGGGTATTTATCTGGAAGCCACATTCAGCAATGGCTAGCAGGCAATACTCTCGGGCACATCTTCAGTCCGGCGCAATTTGCCATTTTGGCCACTATCGCGATTTACCTACTGGCCGCCTACATCAATCTATTTATTCCCAAACTGCAGGTACGCCTCAAGCCACTCCACCTAGACCCGATTCATCAAGCGAAGGAATTCGCTTGGTGTGTACAACGGCTGTGGCGCGACCCACAAGGGCAACTATCACTAGGGGTCACTACTCTGTTTTGGGGCGCGGGCGCCACGATGCGTTTGGTCGTGCTTAATTGGGCCGTGATCTGGTTATCGCTCAAGCTAGAACAAGCCAGCCAACTGATCGCGCTGGTGGCGGTCGGCATTGCAATCGGGGCAGTTGCGGCCGGGCGCTGGGTACCACTGCACAAAGCCTTTAGCGTACTCTGGGCTGGCATTGCGATGGGCGCGC from Chitinibacter fontanus encodes:
- a CDS encoding DedA family protein, whose translation is MDILQSLIGIFTDYGYLAVFTVLLVCGFGVPIPEDVSLVAGGVISGLGYAHVHTMFAVGMAGVLLGDSCMFLLGRYFGTTLLEHRYFKRMMTPERYEAVQDKFERYGNRVLFVARFLPGLRAPIYLTAGMSCRISYLRFLLLDGLAALISVPIWVYLGYYGASNHQWLMTWLGRGQTAILVLLVVVLAIVAIWYIRNKRERS
- the alr gene encoding alanine racemase, yielding MSRPIEAVIHSAALKHNYQLIKQRAPQARAFAVIKANAYGHGVERVVNTLNDADGFAILEFATAIAMRQAGVTQPILLLEGVFSVDELQQCAQHNIMLAIHEPRHLDWLRTTVLQAPVQIFLKLNTGMNRLGFVAENAPELVAQLRAMPNVASVTLMTHFATADEPAKGITQQWARFRAQSELLDCPCSLANSAAIFAYPEVHGDWVRPGIALYGSSPFAHQSAEQLGLLPAMSLRSRIIAVQNLEAGDTVGYGATFIADRPMRIGVVACGYADGYPRHAPTGTPIVVDGQVTRLLGRVSMDMLCVDLTELPNAQIDSVVELWGQSLSIDAVAQKAGTIAYELMCAIANRVSVQLD
- the lplT gene encoding lysophospholipid transporter LplT, encoding MNRGFFTILGAQFFSALADNALFFAALALLKEQQAPEWHLSMLLWAFTVSYVLIAPYAGAFADSMHKGRAMLICNGIKLLGCASMIAGMPPIFAYAIVGFGAAAYSPAKYGIITEYLPHEQLVAANGWLEGATVGAIILGTVIGGYLSGSHIQQWLAGNTLGHIFSPAQFAILATIAIYLLAAYINLFIPKLQVRLKPLHLDPIHQAKEFAWCVQRLWRDPQGQLSLGVTTLFWGAGATMRLVVLNWAVIWLSLKLEQASQLIALVAVGIAIGAVAAGRWVPLHKAFSVLWAGIAMGALVILMLWVNQIAIAALLMLIIGALSGFFVVPLNAMLQHRGHLLMGAGHSIAVQNFNENLGILLMVGFHAWLVKNWSTPLPADSSALLQQQFAHNGLPPMWLIIIGFGGFVIMVMSWILLRYQRNLKAGLLHD
- a CDS encoding aspartate kinase, translating into MALIVQKYGGTSVGSPDRIKNVARRVAKFKAQGHDLVVVLSAMSGETNRLIALAKEMQANPDPRELDVIVSTGEQVTIGLLVMALKEMGLDAVSYTGGQVKILTDSSHTKARIQHIDDANMRADLSAGRIVVVAGFQGVDPNGNITTLGRGGSDTSGVALAAALKADECQIYTDVDGVYTTDPRVVPEAKKLKTITFEEMLEMASLGSKILQIRSVEFAGKYNVKLRVLSSFQEEGEGTLITFEEDSTVEKPVISGIAFNRDEARINVIGVPDKPGIAYQILGPVADANIDVDMIIQNVGQDGTTDFSFTVPKGEMARAVKVLEGVQSQIGGKSVSGDDKICKVSIVGVGMRSHVGVASTMFRTLAEEGINIQMISTSEIKISVVVDEKYLELAVRVLHKAFGLDQQG